The following coding sequences are from one Desulfuromonas acetoxidans DSM 684 window:
- a CDS encoding DNA internalization-related competence protein ComEC/Rec2 yields MLHSYRQLGSWLLLLSYSLGLVLASYEHHLPTTFMLIPVLLWAMAPFQRHGQGLSRTSATIICMLFLGQFCYHQAWSVTQAEIPSGKQQITATVIRLESQPQRWRMDVTVEKPEILSGQRIRVHLLDSHCPLLPGDTLSWTGKLRRPRRFGTPGEFDYPRYLANLGISASGYITSSKQIEVKHPTTIPSPLVAVERWRSQLGQAIATKINHPQTPFLISLVLGEKSRLTPAQRQDLAQFGLSHLFAISGLHLGLLASMLYLVVQKLYRRSTRALMWCPLQQAVAVLILPPLLFYLLLSGGALPTWRAGLLIALAAWLTVRHRHVRPDDLLYSIALLILLVKPLALFGASFQLSFAGVAALILVLPTWRDWQQHRWQRWLALPPLVTLTATVATLPIALWHFHVLAPAALVNNLYAVPLVGLVILPVTLLATALLATGLPGAPLLFHTAGDLLNGILSVATTISQGFLAAQRLYLTVPHHLVLAGISITLLALLAKHRRLTVASLTTTLLGGAILGVTSMPPSTLQLSALSVGQGDCLLLQRANGTTCLIDGGGLYSQTFDVGERLVAPALGRLGVDQIDTVILTHDHPDHRKGLIHILEHFPVKSFWCSTTPELLHDSLQYVLGTHDIPVRVFSAGWTDVEHTADQQLSVFVAPQPHNKNDQSLVVYVRNHHQGILLCGDLEHHGVEQLLADPPPGPVNVIKLPHHGSRHSAHESLLHDLQPAWAIATVGYRNRYHFPHSAVIDTLATMPTTLIRTDRDGSVRLIQSIDGWQRHNLATKLPWP; encoded by the coding sequence GTGCTAGCCAGCTACGAACACCACCTGCCAACGACCTTTATGCTCATCCCCGTACTGCTGTGGGCCATGGCTCCATTTCAGCGCCACGGCCAAGGCCTCTCACGAACAAGCGCGACCATCATCTGTATGCTGTTTCTCGGTCAATTCTGTTATCACCAGGCATGGTCCGTAACACAAGCAGAGATACCGTCCGGCAAGCAGCAGATCACGGCCACGGTTATACGGCTGGAATCACAACCGCAACGCTGGCGCATGGATGTCACGGTCGAGAAACCGGAAATTCTAAGCGGGCAGCGGATTCGCGTTCATCTGCTCGACTCTCACTGTCCGCTGCTCCCCGGCGACACCCTGAGCTGGACCGGCAAACTGCGTCGTCCCCGACGTTTCGGCACACCGGGAGAATTTGACTACCCACGCTATCTGGCCAACTTAGGAATTAGCGCATCCGGCTACATCACTTCTTCCAAACAGATTGAGGTCAAACATCCGACAACCATCCCCTCACCATTGGTAGCAGTGGAACGCTGGCGCAGCCAGCTGGGTCAAGCCATTGCGACAAAGATCAATCATCCGCAAACTCCATTTCTCATCAGCTTGGTATTGGGTGAGAAAAGCCGACTGACACCAGCACAACGTCAGGACTTAGCTCAATTCGGGCTTTCACACCTTTTTGCCATTTCCGGCCTGCACCTGGGTCTGCTGGCGTCCATGCTCTACCTGGTAGTGCAGAAACTTTACCGGCGCAGTACCCGCGCTTTGATGTGGTGTCCGTTACAGCAGGCGGTTGCGGTATTGATTCTGCCGCCATTGCTGTTCTACCTTCTCCTCAGTGGCGGCGCACTACCAACCTGGCGGGCCGGATTGCTCATCGCTCTGGCAGCGTGGCTAACTGTCCGCCATCGTCATGTCCGTCCTGACGACCTGCTGTACTCCATTGCCCTGTTGATCCTGCTCGTCAAGCCCTTGGCTCTGTTTGGTGCCTCGTTCCAACTCTCTTTTGCCGGAGTAGCGGCCTTAATTCTGGTGCTGCCGACATGGCGGGACTGGCAACAACACCGCTGGCAACGCTGGCTGGCACTACCGCCACTGGTCACCCTGACGGCAACCGTAGCAACCCTGCCCATTGCGCTATGGCACTTCCATGTACTGGCTCCGGCAGCACTGGTCAACAACCTCTACGCGGTACCGCTGGTCGGCCTCGTCATCCTGCCAGTGACATTGCTGGCCACCGCACTGCTGGCAACAGGCCTGCCGGGTGCGCCCCTCCTCTTCCACACCGCAGGCGACCTTCTCAATGGCATATTATCGGTTGCAACCACCATCAGTCAGGGATTTTTGGCGGCCCAACGCCTGTATCTAACCGTTCCTCACCACCTGGTGCTGGCAGGAATCTCAATCACACTACTCGCCCTGTTAGCAAAACATCGCCGCCTGACCGTTGCCTCTTTAACTACCACCCTGCTTGGCGGTGCAATCCTTGGTGTGACGAGCATGCCCCCGTCCACATTGCAGCTCAGCGCGTTAAGTGTCGGTCAGGGCGATTGCCTGCTGTTGCAACGCGCAAACGGCACAACCTGCCTCATTGATGGCGGCGGCCTGTACAGTCAAACCTTTGATGTTGGCGAACGGCTAGTGGCACCGGCTCTCGGCCGTCTTGGCGTCGACCAAATCGACACCGTTATTCTCACTCATGACCACCCCGATCACCGCAAGGGGCTCATTCATATCCTCGAGCATTTTCCGGTCAAATCATTCTGGTGCTCAACAACACCAGAGCTCCTCCATGACAGCCTGCAATACGTATTGGGCACACACGACATTCCGGTCCGGGTCTTTTCTGCAGGCTGGACTGACGTTGAGCACACCGCCGACCAACAACTGAGTGTTTTTGTCGCCCCGCAGCCCCACAACAAAAACGATCAGTCGCTGGTGGTCTATGTCCGCAATCACCACCAAGGAATTTTACTGTGCGGCGACCTGGAACACCACGGCGTTGAACAACTCCTGGCAGACCCTCCCCCCGGCCCGGTTAACGTGATCAAACTTCCTCACCACGGCAGCCGTCACAGTGCCCATGAATCATTACTACACGATTTGCAACCAGCCTGGGCCATCGCGACAGTCGGGTATCGCAACCGTTACCATTTTCCCCATAGCGCCGTCATCGACACCTTGGCAACCATGCCGACAACATTAATCCGCACGGATCGTGACGGATCGGTACGACTGATCCAATCCATCGATGGCTGGCAGCGGCACAATCTGGCGACAAAGTTACCCTGGCCGTAA